A stretch of Caenibius tardaugens NBRC 16725 DNA encodes these proteins:
- a CDS encoding DUF3489 domain-containing protein — MTRLQKDKNPTVRDQAEPASGQKRRVRRMARTPADMKEVATPSARRQGDKAHQTVPSVLPKVSASPPDAGMPAPSTPKPATKLTLILTLLESEQGATSAQLMTATGWQPHTIRAALTGLRKRGHVIVRGKTGPDTCYRLEKSA, encoded by the coding sequence GTGACAAGACTGCAGAAAGACAAGAACCCTACCGTCAGGGATCAAGCTGAACCGGCCAGCGGTCAGAAACGCCGTGTGCGACGCATGGCCCGCACGCCTGCGGACATGAAAGAGGTGGCGACCCCGTCAGCCCGCAGGCAGGGTGATAAGGCGCACCAGACAGTTCCATCTGTCCTGCCCAAAGTATCAGCGTCGCCCCCGGATGCAGGGATGCCAGCGCCTTCAACACCCAAGCCAGCGACCAAACTGACACTGATCCTGACGCTGCTTGAATCAGAGCAAGGCGCGACATCGGCGCAATTGATGACGGCTACCGGCTGGCAACCCCACACAATCCGCGCTGCGCTCACTGGCCTGCGCAAGCGAGGCCATGTCATTGTGCGCGGTAAAACCGGCCCCGACACCTGCTATCGCCTGGAGAAGTCGGCGTGA
- a CDS encoding DUF1254 domain-containing protein → MGLDPKGVYAPFNAFYFEDKLAEPGGMFAGRGPNTSTIYFSGWLDLSNGPVTLDAPDTQGRYYALTFADLYSEVQHTGRRTTGTKAQKILVTGPNWAGDVPSGVRVIRLNTHWGYFLGRVFVDGPKDLPRAKALMRQFRIEGAVTDPTTLDLPLQADLAAISAFKFINAFLRNNPRLPGEEALMAQFNQAGFGPKAVFDPSQLSEGARRGLERAVADGHAILVRAALARPMYKSWSPLLNPQAQGPFGFNYLNRAVVEANGILGNAAAESVYPSTLTDVNGDPLVGTRRYRLVFKAGQLPPNDAFWALNAYDLRTVDLIPNPLRRYMVSDRMSDLKYRADGAMEIRIQREAPAERDVNWLPINDGPVFLTFRIYQPGEDVLNGRYVLPGVEPLP, encoded by the coding sequence ATGGGGCTCGATCCCAAAGGTGTCTACGCGCCGTTTAACGCATTCTACTTTGAGGACAAGCTCGCCGAGCCGGGCGGGATGTTCGCCGGCAGGGGACCGAATACCAGCACGATCTACTTTTCCGGCTGGCTGGATCTTTCGAACGGGCCGGTAACCCTGGATGCGCCGGATACGCAGGGGCGATATTACGCTCTGACTTTCGCGGACCTCTATTCCGAAGTTCAGCACACTGGTCGAAGGACTACCGGCACGAAGGCGCAGAAAATCCTCGTCACGGGCCCTAATTGGGCGGGTGACGTGCCGTCAGGTGTTCGCGTCATACGCCTCAATACGCATTGGGGCTATTTTCTCGGGCGGGTTTTCGTGGATGGTCCGAAGGATCTCCCGCGCGCGAAAGCTTTGATGCGCCAGTTCCGCATCGAGGGAGCCGTGACAGATCCCACGACGCTTGACCTGCCTTTGCAGGCGGACCTTGCAGCGATCTCAGCGTTCAAGTTCATCAATGCGTTTCTTCGCAACAACCCCCGGCTTCCTGGTGAGGAAGCACTGATGGCGCAATTCAATCAGGCGGGTTTCGGGCCGAAAGCGGTGTTCGATCCTTCTCAGCTATCGGAGGGGGCCCGGCGCGGGCTGGAGCGCGCAGTTGCGGATGGTCACGCGATCCTTGTCCGCGCGGCGCTGGCCCGGCCGATGTACAAGAGCTGGAGTCCTCTGCTGAACCCCCAGGCACAGGGGCCTTTTGGTTTCAACTATCTCAACCGCGCAGTGGTGGAAGCCAACGGCATTTTGGGAAATGCTGCGGCTGAGTCCGTTTATCCATCGACTCTCACTGATGTGAATGGCGATCCATTGGTCGGGACCCGGCGTTATCGGCTCGTGTTCAAGGCAGGTCAGTTGCCTCCGAACGACGCATTTTGGGCGCTCAATGCATACGATCTGCGGACAGTGGATCTCATTCCTAACCCACTACGGCGTTATATGGTTAGCGATCGGATGTCGGATCTCAAATATAGGGCAGACGGTGCGATGGAAATCCGCATTCAGCGTGAGGCGCCTGCCGAACGGGATGTGAACTGGCTACCGATCAATGACGGGCCAGTGTTTCTGACATTTCGTATTTATCAGCCAGGCGAGGATGTGCTGAACGGCAGGTATGTGCTGCCCGGCGTCGAGCCGTTGCCATGA
- a CDS encoding IS6 family transposase, translating into MSKTRNPFKYFHSSPEVIRLVVMMYVRFPLSLRNVEDLLSERGIDLCHETVRLWWNRFGPLFAADIRRQRVQRMRGFRHWRWHLDEMYVRLNGEMVYLWRAVDHEGEVLESYVTKKRDKSAAFRFMKKALKRHGQADKIVTDGLRSYPAAMKDLGNLERREIGRYLNNRAENSHLPFRRRERAMQRFRQMKSLQKFAAVHASLTNHFNSERHLVDRQTFKLRRSAAMAEWQSLMG; encoded by the coding sequence ATGAGCAAGACGCGCAATCCGTTCAAATATTTTCACTCATCGCCTGAGGTGATCCGCCTCGTGGTGATGATGTACGTCAGGTTTCCGTTGTCGCTGCGCAATGTCGAGGACCTGCTTTCCGAGAGAGGGATCGATCTTTGCCATGAGACCGTGCGGCTGTGGTGGAACCGCTTTGGCCCGCTGTTCGCTGCGGACATTCGCCGCCAGCGTGTGCAACGAATGCGTGGGTTCCGGCACTGGCGATGGCACCTTGACGAGATGTACGTCCGATTGAATGGCGAGATGGTTTATTTATGGCGCGCCGTTGATCACGAGGGCGAAGTTCTCGAAAGCTACGTCACGAAGAAACGGGACAAATCTGCAGCTTTCCGCTTCATGAAGAAGGCGCTGAAGCGTCATGGGCAAGCTGACAAGATCGTCACCGATGGGCTGCGTTCCTATCCTGCTGCGATGAAGGATCTAGGTAATCTCGAGCGCCGCGAGATCGGGCGCTATCTCAACAATCGCGCTGAAAATTCACACTTGCCCTTCCGGCGAAGAGAACGTGCCATGCAGCGATTTCGACAGATGAAATCACTACAAAAATTCGCCGCGGTCCACGCCTCTCTCACCAACCATTTCAACTCGGAACGTCACCTCGTCGACAGACAGACATTCAAACTTCGCCGCTCGGCCGCCATGGCAGAGTGGCAATCGCTTATGGGATGA
- a CDS encoding DUF2924 domain-containing protein has protein sequence MTGKGKAAPYDVALLEDLSFGELKAAWGRHTGKPLPRVSAGLLRLALAWELQASVSGGISRATRQRLDQLAMDKTTTRPARPGMRLVREWNGTVHQVTIGEDGVISWQGKEWRSLSEVARAITGTRWSGPAFFGLKQKKVAA, from the coding sequence GTGACGGGGAAGGGGAAGGCCGCGCCGTACGATGTAGCCTTGCTGGAAGACCTGTCCTTCGGGGAGTTGAAAGCGGCATGGGGCAGACACACAGGAAAACCGTTGCCGCGTGTCAGTGCCGGTCTGCTGCGTCTGGCGCTCGCATGGGAGCTGCAGGCAAGTGTCTCAGGAGGCATCTCTCGCGCAACCAGGCAACGCCTTGATCAGCTTGCTATGGACAAGACAACCACACGGCCGGCGCGGCCTGGCATGCGTCTTGTTCGTGAATGGAATGGAACGGTTCATCAGGTCACGATAGGTGAGGATGGCGTCATTTCATGGCAGGGGAAGGAATGGCGTTCCCTAAGTGAAGTGGCCAGGGCGATTACGGGCACGCGCTGGTCAGGCCCAGCCTTCTTTGGCCTCAAGCAAAAGAAGGTCGCAGCATGA
- a CDS encoding ParB/RepB/Spo0J family partition protein: MSEDLGLTPIPHPTLRQVPPSSLKPNPHNPRYLFDELPLQTLADSIRRVGVLVPLTVFRAKGSSHFTILDGQRRWICAQRLKLDLIPINEVAEPTLAENIVTMFQIHKLRKDWDLMPTALKLEVLMEELQERSDNALSELTGLDAAVVTRCKKLLWYDRNYQEMMLYADPEDRIKADFFIELYPILTDRLVSKADWFDLDKMIGAFLNKYQNRLSGFKSITDFRKIKQHISVARASGHDDEILMLLRGAVSPLRTALRFAKWAQARAETHPISDCHSAMAAERRSLNVCLSTR, translated from the coding sequence GTGAGTGAGGACTTGGGTCTAACGCCGATTCCACATCCTACACTACGGCAGGTGCCGCCAAGTTCATTGAAGCCGAATCCGCATAATCCGCGGTATCTTTTCGATGAGCTACCACTTCAGACACTCGCGGACTCTATCCGTCGGGTTGGTGTGCTCGTTCCCTTGACAGTGTTTCGAGCAAAAGGCTCGTCGCATTTCACGATCCTCGATGGTCAACGCCGTTGGATTTGTGCTCAACGCCTCAAGCTTGATCTGATCCCGATTAACGAGGTCGCCGAGCCAACGTTGGCTGAGAACATCGTCACGATGTTCCAAATTCATAAGCTCCGTAAGGACTGGGATTTGATGCCTACCGCGCTCAAACTCGAAGTGCTGATGGAGGAGCTGCAGGAACGCAGTGATAACGCGTTGTCTGAACTGACCGGATTGGATGCAGCCGTAGTTACGCGATGTAAGAAACTTCTATGGTACGACAGAAATTATCAAGAGATGATGCTTTACGCCGATCCTGAGGACCGTATAAAGGCTGATTTTTTTATTGAGCTCTATCCAATTCTTACCGACAGATTGGTTTCGAAGGCTGATTGGTTCGATTTAGACAAGATGATAGGAGCATTTTTGAATAAATATCAAAATAGGCTGTCTGGATTCAAATCTATAACTGACTTTCGGAAGATTAAGCAGCACATTTCAGTCGCGCGAGCCTCCGGGCATGATGATGAGATTTTGATGCTTCTCAGGGGTGCTGTCAGTCCCTTGCGAACTGCTCTCCGTTTCGCAAAGTGGGCCCAGGCCCGAGCAGAGACTCATCCCATAAGCGATTGCCACTCTGCCATGGCGGCCGAGCGGCGAAGTTTGAATGTCTGTCTGTCGACGAGGTGA
- a CDS encoding transposase — protein sequence MGKPNFSDEFKRDAVAQITERGYPVAEVSVRLGVSQHSLYAWKRQLAKVVSGDASKDAEIRQLKRELARVLIHSDQGSQFTSMDWAAFIRAHNLEHSMSRRGNCHDNAVAESFFSSLKRERIRRRTYKTREQARQDVFDYIEMFYNPVRKLVRNGMLSPAQFERRQILKAESV from the coding sequence ATGGGGAAGCCCAATTTCAGCGATGAGTTCAAGCGTGATGCGGTGGCGCAGATCACCGAGCGAGGGTATCCGGTAGCAGAGGTTTCCGTGCGGCTCGGCGTTAGTCAGCATTCTCTGTATGCTTGGAAGCGGCAACTGGCGAAGGTGGTATCCGGCGATGCCAGCAAGGATGCCGAGATCCGCCAGTTGAAGCGGGAGTTGGCCCGGGTATTGATCCATTCGGATCAGGGCTCACAGTTTACAAGCATGGACTGGGCGGCCTTCATCCGAGCTCACAATCTTGAGCATTCGATGAGCCGACGCGGCAACTGCCATGACAACGCGGTGGCGGAGAGCTTCTTCTCCTCGCTCAAGCGTGAGCGCATCCGGCGCCGTACCTACAAAACACGCGAGCAAGCCCGGCAGGACGTGTTCGATTACATCGAGATGTTCTACAACCCGGTACGCAAGTTGGTCAGGAACGGTATGCTGTCACCCGCCCAGTTCGAACGGCGACAGATTTTGAAAGCAGAAAGCGTCTAG
- a CDS encoding recombinase family protein produces the protein MKAVRCAIYTRKSSEEGLEQGFNSLDAQREACAAYILSQVSEGWQLIPEDYDDGGLSGGTLERPALQRLLAHIAAGRIDIIVVYKVDRLTRSLLDFAKLVEAFDAAGTSFVSVTQSFNTTTSMGRLTLNMLLSFAQFEREVTAERIRDKIAASKARGMWMGGIPPLGYRPDGRSLAIEEDHAALVRDIFARYLKLTNVRLVADTLARDRLHTPQRVTGKGRRYGGCAFTRGQLYAILRNPIYAGDIAHKGTRYPGNHPAIIERETWEKVQQQLSDNVRGVRQNRQARASLLAGLLFDETGTPLIAVHTNKGRQRYRYYAQRAPNGADHAQSPTSIRLPAREIEQVVIRELTSLIDDPATLMERCCLPVTPDVYARIAGHSMMRQKQMLEWGNAQMRALVTRIVVHPDHIAIEIRAAALADLFGIDGSALMHTIRHNVPARLRRTGMVVRLVQDDGMTASSSLPDPVLIRLLVKAQRWWKELCSGTCDIAALARREQLSPSYITRVVRLAFLAPGIVDAITEGRLRAGVDSKALLATGAVPSDWREQEAKYLPG, from the coding sequence ATGAAAGCGGTGCGTTGTGCGATCTATACCCGCAAATCGAGCGAGGAGGGACTGGAACAGGGGTTCAACTCGCTTGATGCCCAGCGTGAAGCCTGCGCCGCATATATTCTCAGCCAGGTCAGCGAAGGCTGGCAACTGATACCGGAGGACTATGATGATGGTGGCCTGTCGGGTGGAACGCTGGAGCGGCCCGCCTTGCAGCGGCTGCTGGCCCATATTGCGGCAGGACGGATCGATATCATCGTGGTCTACAAGGTCGACCGGTTGACGCGCTCCCTGCTCGACTTTGCCAAGCTGGTCGAAGCCTTCGATGCCGCGGGCACGAGCTTTGTGTCTGTTACCCAGTCCTTCAACACCACCACCAGTATGGGACGGCTGACGCTCAACATGCTGTTGTCCTTTGCCCAGTTCGAGCGGGAAGTGACCGCCGAACGTATCCGGGACAAGATAGCAGCCTCGAAGGCACGGGGCATGTGGATGGGCGGGATCCCGCCGCTAGGTTACCGGCCAGATGGACGCAGCCTTGCCATTGAGGAAGACCATGCTGCACTGGTGCGCGATATCTTCGCCCGCTATCTGAAGCTCACCAATGTGCGGCTGGTTGCCGATACACTCGCACGAGACAGGCTTCACACCCCGCAAAGGGTCACGGGGAAGGGACGTCGCTATGGGGGATGTGCGTTTACCCGGGGACAGCTCTACGCAATCCTGCGCAATCCCATCTATGCTGGGGATATCGCGCACAAAGGCACGCGCTATCCCGGTAATCATCCCGCGATTATCGAGAGGGAGACATGGGAAAAGGTGCAGCAGCAGCTTTCTGATAATGTGAGAGGTGTGCGCCAGAACCGACAGGCGCGTGCCAGCCTGCTGGCGGGCCTGCTCTTCGATGAGACAGGCACGCCCCTGATCGCGGTGCACACAAACAAAGGCCGGCAGCGTTATCGCTATTATGCGCAACGAGCGCCCAACGGCGCGGATCATGCGCAATCCCCCACTTCGATCCGCTTACCCGCAAGGGAAATCGAACAGGTGGTCATAAGAGAACTCACCAGCCTGATCGATGATCCGGCTACACTTATGGAACGGTGCTGCTTGCCTGTGACCCCAGATGTCTATGCCCGTATCGCAGGCCACAGCATGATGCGGCAAAAGCAGATGCTGGAATGGGGCAATGCGCAGATGCGGGCCCTCGTTACACGGATTGTCGTACACCCCGATCACATCGCCATCGAAATCAGGGCCGCAGCGCTGGCAGATCTGTTCGGGATAGATGGCAGTGCGTTAATGCATACTATCAGGCACAACGTGCCAGCTCGGCTACGCAGAACCGGAATGGTGGTGCGTCTTGTACAGGATGACGGCATGACGGCATCATCGTCATTGCCCGATCCCGTATTGATCCGCCTTCTGGTTAAGGCACAGCGCTGGTGGAAGGAACTGTGCAGCGGTACTTGCGATATTGCCGCCCTTGCCAGACGCGAACAGCTTAGCCCCTCCTATATCACGCGGGTGGTGCGCCTTGCATTTCTTGCCCCCGGTATTGTCGATGCCATTACAGAGGGGAGATTGCGCGCAGGTGTCGATAGCAAGGCACTGCTGGCGACAGGTGCTGTTCCATCAGACTGGCGGGAGCAGGAAGCAAAATATCTGCCGGGGTAA
- a CDS encoding MucR family transcriptional regulator, whose translation MHDREELITLTSDIVAAHVSNNDVPIDQVSALITRVFDALSGLGAEPVVQQVPLEPAVSIRASIRPDHVACLECGRKMKMLKRHLGAEHGLTSEEYRARWGLPADHALVAPNYAAQRGAIAKQNGLGRIPTGRGNDATGRKAGRTSAAKNNSSAGAVKPAQPQTSKRRKLIQKLNKDAELKEG comes from the coding sequence ATGCATGATCGGGAAGAGCTGATCACGCTGACGTCCGATATTGTTGCAGCACATGTGAGCAATAATGATGTTCCCATCGATCAGGTATCTGCGTTGATCACGCGCGTGTTCGATGCGCTGTCCGGTCTGGGGGCAGAGCCGGTTGTACAGCAAGTGCCGCTGGAGCCTGCTGTGTCGATCCGCGCATCCATCAGGCCTGATCATGTGGCTTGCCTTGAATGCGGCAGGAAGATGAAGATGCTTAAACGCCATCTTGGAGCGGAGCACGGGCTCACATCGGAGGAATACCGGGCGCGTTGGGGCTTGCCCGCAGATCATGCGCTGGTTGCGCCCAACTATGCTGCACAACGTGGGGCTATTGCGAAACAGAATGGTCTGGGGCGGATACCAACCGGACGGGGCAACGATGCAACAGGCCGCAAAGCCGGGCGCACGTCTGCTGCGAAAAACAACAGCAGCGCAGGTGCTGTTAAGCCAGCTCAGCCGCAAACCTCCAAGCGTCGTAAGCTTATCCAGAAATTGAACAAAGATGCTGAATTGAAGGAGGGCTGA
- a CDS encoding arylsulfatase, which yields MAHGYGAVTRSLAMAALAVANIHLLAFPVMAREPAFTGRIGKTYDESVPAWPAERNAPAGSPNVLIWMIDDLGFGQLGSYGGLIDTPNLDQLARQGLRYSNYHTTPICSASRAAFLTGRNPHRIHSGGHVALATGFPGYDARIPRAAGTIADNLRSAGYITYALGKWDHLPSEDASAAGPFTYWPSGQGFDRFYGFLWPDTNNFAPVLWSDHQPAPLTHDPEYHLTADLAEHAINWINARDAAAHKRPFLLYWATGATHAPHHAPEAYLKRYRGRFDMGWDKAREEVLRRQKALGIVPQGTTLPPRPESMPAWNSLSADQKRSYARAMEAFAAQLSHADAEFGRILAALKERGEFDNTLIVVTADNGASAEGGLDGLYDEHFLMSSRKPTLSENLKYYEAWGGPQTYPHYPMGWAVAGNTPFRYYKQTAYEGGTRVPLIVSWPKGIAAKGEIRTQYHHVTDLTPTILDSVKVAPAAIVHGEKQMSFDGASMVYSFGDARAPTNKQSQYYEMFGNRAVWAQGWKAVIPYSLKTWNFLNSSPITDKGWELYHVDQDINEQKNLAAAEPARLKSMLTLFDQLARANNVYPLTNISQAAQAKAALSTSDRVWTYKGAVPRIPMALAPPVNGPAFSLTANLELPTRANGVVMAVGGDQGGMSFYLLDGRPIFAIANINSTVKRIAAKASLPAGSVQLTLKFERASEGARIRIDANGSEIASGDIAGPLPVSFFSSSETMDIGSDSDSIVSPDYDGPNPLSGKIRQITIASTPIEEPAL from the coding sequence ATGGCTCACGGATATGGCGCGGTAACCAGGTCGCTGGCCATGGCAGCCCTTGCGGTCGCGAACATCCATTTGCTTGCATTTCCGGTCATGGCGCGGGAGCCGGCGTTCACTGGTCGGATTGGCAAGACTTACGACGAGTCGGTCCCGGCATGGCCAGCCGAGAGGAACGCTCCCGCGGGTTCTCCCAATGTATTGATATGGATGATTGATGACCTCGGATTTGGTCAGCTCGGCAGTTATGGTGGACTGATCGACACGCCCAATCTCGACCAGCTGGCCCGTCAGGGGCTGCGCTATTCCAATTACCATACCACGCCTATCTGTTCGGCGAGCCGCGCCGCCTTCCTTACTGGCCGCAATCCGCATCGCATTCATTCCGGCGGCCATGTGGCGCTTGCCACAGGTTTCCCGGGTTACGATGCACGCATACCGCGCGCGGCTGGAACGATCGCCGATAATCTGCGGTCTGCGGGTTATATCACTTATGCGCTCGGCAAATGGGATCATCTGCCTTCGGAAGACGCGTCGGCGGCGGGGCCTTTCACCTATTGGCCGAGCGGGCAGGGATTTGATCGTTTTTACGGCTTCCTGTGGCCGGACACCAATAATTTTGCACCGGTGCTATGGTCGGATCATCAGCCAGCGCCATTGACGCATGATCCCGAATATCATTTGACCGCCGATCTGGCCGAGCATGCAATCAATTGGATCAATGCGCGCGATGCCGCCGCCCATAAGCGGCCTTTCTTGCTGTATTGGGCGACGGGCGCGACACATGCGCCACACCATGCCCCTGAAGCCTATCTGAAGCGATATCGCGGACGCTTCGATATGGGTTGGGACAAGGCGCGTGAGGAGGTTTTGCGCCGCCAGAAGGCGCTCGGGATCGTACCGCAGGGCACGACCCTGCCGCCTCGCCCCGAAAGCATGCCTGCGTGGAATAGCCTGAGCGCCGATCAGAAACGCAGCTATGCGAGAGCGATGGAGGCCTTCGCTGCTCAACTTAGTCATGCCGACGCGGAATTTGGACGAATCCTTGCGGCGCTGAAGGAGCGCGGAGAGTTCGACAATACGCTTATCGTGGTCACTGCGGATAACGGCGCCAGCGCCGAGGGCGGATTGGACGGACTGTACGACGAGCATTTTTTGATGAGCAGCCGCAAACCGACGTTGTCTGAGAATCTTAAATATTATGAAGCCTGGGGCGGCCCGCAAACCTATCCGCATTACCCAATGGGGTGGGCCGTCGCCGGCAATACACCCTTTCGCTATTATAAGCAGACGGCGTATGAGGGCGGAACGCGCGTACCGCTGATCGTGTCATGGCCGAAAGGCATCGCGGCAAAGGGCGAGATTCGAACGCAATACCACCACGTCACCGATCTCACGCCGACTATTCTCGACAGTGTCAAGGTCGCTCCGGCGGCCATCGTGCATGGCGAGAAGCAGATGTCGTTCGATGGCGCGAGCATGGTCTACAGCTTTGGCGATGCGCGGGCGCCCACCAATAAACAGTCGCAATATTATGAGATGTTCGGCAATCGCGCGGTCTGGGCGCAGGGCTGGAAGGCAGTCATTCCTTATAGCCTCAAAACGTGGAACTTCCTGAACTCATCGCCCATCACCGATAAGGGCTGGGAACTTTATCACGTCGATCAGGACATCAACGAGCAGAAGAATTTGGCAGCGGCTGAGCCCGCGCGGTTGAAGTCGATGCTGACGCTATTCGATCAGCTGGCTCGTGCGAACAACGTCTATCCTTTGACCAACATAAGCCAGGCAGCACAGGCGAAAGCGGCGCTATCCACAAGCGATCGGGTCTGGACCTATAAGGGCGCTGTGCCGCGTATCCCGATGGCGTTGGCCCCACCGGTTAATGGGCCGGCATTTAGCCTGACCGCGAATCTCGAGCTTCCGACACGTGCCAATGGCGTCGTCATGGCGGTTGGTGGCGATCAGGGCGGCATGTCCTTCTACCTGCTGGACGGTAGACCGATATTCGCCATCGCCAATATCAATTCTACCGTGAAGCGCATCGCGGCCAAGGCGTCTTTGCCCGCCGGTTCGGTTCAATTGACCCTCAAATTTGAACGAGCGTCGGAAGGGGCTCGCATACGCATCGACGCTAACGGCAGTGAGATCGCGTCGGGTGATATTGCGGGTCCGCTACCGGTCAGCTTTTTCTCTTCTAGCGAAACGATGGATATCGGCTCCGATAGCGACAGTATTGTTTCACCCGATTATGATGGGCCCAATCCATTGTCTGGCAAGATCCGCCAGATTACGATCGCCTCAACACCTATCGAGGAGCCGGCGCTGTAG
- a CDS encoding IS6 family transposase, translating to MSKTPNPFKYFHSSPEVIRLVVMMYVRFPLSLRNVEDLLFERGIDLCHETVRLWWNRFGPLFAADIRRQRVQRMRGFRHWRWHLDEMYVRLNGEMVYLWRAVDHEGEVLESYVTKKRDKSAALRFMKKALKRHGQADKIVTDGLRSYPAAMKDLGNVERREMGRYLNNRAENSHLPFRRRERAMQRFRKIKSLQKFASVHASLTNHFNSERHLVDRQTFKLRRSAGWCQKDGPTLPTPLL from the coding sequence ATGAGCAAGACGCCAAATCCGTTCAAATATTTTCACTCATCGCCTGAGGTGATCCGCCTCGTAGTGATGATGTACGTCAGGTTTCCCCTGTCGCTGCGGAATGTCGAAGACCTGCTTTTCGAGAGGGGAATCGATCTTTGCCATGAGACGGTACGGCTGTGGTGGAATCGTTTCGGGCCGTTGTTCGCTGCGGACATTCGCCGCCAGCGTGTGCAACGAATGCGTGGTTTTCGGCACTGGCGCTGGCATTTGGACGAGATGTATGTCCGACTGAACGGCGAGATGGTTTATTTGTGGCGGGCAGTTGATCATGAGGGCGAAGTTCTCGAAAGCTACGTCACGAAGAAACGCGACAAATCTGCCGCTTTACGCTTCATGAAGAAAGCACTGAAGCGTCACGGCCAGGCTGACAAGATCGTCACCGACGGCCTTCGCTCCTATCCTGCTGCGATGAAGGATCTGGGCAATGTCGAGCGTCGTGAGATGGGGCGCTATCTAAACAATCGCGCTGAAAATTCACATCTACCATTCCGGCGACGAGAACGTGCCATGCAACGCTTTCGGAAGATAAAATCGCTACAGAAATTCGCCTCCGTTCACGCTTCTCTCACCAACCATTTCAACTCCGAACGTCACCTCGTCGACAGACAGACATTCAAGCTTCGCCGCTCGGCCGGGTGGTGTCAAAAGGATGGCCCCACCCTTCCCACTCCGTTACTCTGA